The Priestia megaterium NBRC 15308 = ATCC 14581 region GGTCATATGGTTGAAGTGCTTGGTGTTTCACAATCAGCTATTTCACATCAGTTAACTCACTTGCGTCATTTACGTTTAGTAAAATATCGCCGTGAAGGCAATACGTATTTCTATACGTACGATGATGAACACGTGGTTGGAATACTGCATCAAGTAATTCAGCACGTAGAATGCGCACATAATGAATAAAAGGAGGGGCTTTGCATGAGTCATGATCATCACCACCATCATGGTCACCATCACCATTTTGATACACAGCGTGAAGGCAACAAAAAAGGTCTGTTAATTGCACTCATTATCACCGCGGGTATTATGGTTCTTGAGTTTGTTGGAGGGCTTTTTACAAATAGTTTAGCGTTATTATCCGATAGCGGACACATGCTTTCTGATACAAGCTCACTTGCTCTTAGCCTTGTAGCGATATGGTTTGCTAACCGAGCTGCATCGGCTAAAAAAACGTACGGTTACTATCGTTTTGAAATATTAGCGGCTCTTTTTAACGGAGTGGCACTGTTTGTAATAGCAGGATTTATCATCTATGAAGCCTATCAGCGCGTATTAGAGCCGCAGTCTGTAGCAAGCGGCAGCATGATGCTGATTGCTACTGTTGGTTTACTCGCTAATTTAATCAGCGCATGGTCACTTATGAGACAAGGCGATGTAAAAGGAAATGTAAATTTACGCAGCGCTTACTTACACGTATTGGGAGATGCTTTAGGATCTATTGGAGCTATTGTAGCAGGACTTCTTATGATGATGTTTGGATGGTATATTGCTGATCCTATTATTTCTGTAGTTGTGTCTGTATTAATTTTAAAAAGCGCTTGGGGCGTGCTTGCTCATAGCGTTCATATTTTGATGGAAGGCTCTCCTGAAGGGGTAGATCACAGTGAAATAAAAAACCTTCTTAAAAACATTGAAGGAGTCAAAGATGTGCATGATTTACACATTTGGACGATTACTTCAGGACTGGACTCATTGAGCTGTCATATGCGCGTAGAAGATGAAAAAGATTGTCAGCAAATTTTGCAAAAAGCCATCGATTTAGTACATGATCACTGCGGCATTAATCATACCACGATACAAATTGAAAAATCAGCTCTTCAGCATCGAACGCTAAAAGTTTAAAGAACGAGCGAGAACCTATAGGTTCTCGCTCGTTTTTTGTTGCAGAGGCACCTTTTGTCCGAATACAAAAAGAATAATAAAAATAAAGCCAAACATCCCGCTAATAATATTAAAAAAGCTGATATGGTGAAAGAACTGAATAAAAGTACCGCCTATGTAAGGGCCGGCAAGGCTTCCGATACTAAAAGCAATGCCGCATAGTAAATTACCTGTAGGCAGTAGACGAGCAGGAATCAAATCCGTCATATAGCTGATTCCTAAACTAAACGTCGAGCCTACAACCATGCCAGCTATAAATAAACAAGCTACTAATGGAATAGCGGTCTCTTCCAAGAGGCTTGCTGTAAAAAACGTAACGGCTCCAATGGATAAAATCCATCCTAATACTAATTTCCGTCCAAATTTATCGCTCAGTATTCCGAGAGGAAGCTGAAATACAATAGCTCCAACTGCAAAGGAAGTCAGCAGCAGTGAAATAAACTCTACTTGCAAACCAATTCGTAAGCCATATACAGGAAAGCTTCCGTTCAGTGATGATTCTAAAAATCCATATCCAAAAGGAGGCAAAAAAGCAATCCAAGCATACTTAGCCGCCTTAGAAAATCGCTTAGCCGTTTCTTTTAATGAATTAACCTCCACTTCCTGTAGGGGGAATTCATTTTTTATCAAAAATAAAAACACCCATGTTATGAGGCAAAGAGCTGAAGAAATCATAAAAGGAAGCGCTTGATTAATTTCAATTAACGGCGTCATTAAAGGGCCAACAGCAAAACCAATACCGAAAAAAAGCCCGTACAATGAAATGTTTCGACCTCGTTTATCAGCAGGTGAAGACGATGTAATCCACGTTTGAGTACCAAAGTGCAGCGCGTGATCTCCTATTCCAATAAATAAACGGAGCACAAACCAAAAAACAACAGATTTCCAGAGGGGAAACAAAGCTAAAGATACAATAACTAAAAGTCCCCCTGCTGCGATAATTGGTTTATATCCGTATCTGCGAAGCGGCCCTTCCATGAAAGGAGAAATAAATAAAATACCTAGATACAATCCAGTTGCGTTTAATCCGTTTATAGTAGAAGAAAGACCATCTTTCTCAAAAATAATAGCAATTAAAGGAAGCAGCATACCTTGGCTGAATCCAGAAATGGCGACAAGGCTAACTAAAATCCAGAAACGTTGTTTATGAGTAGCACTCATAGCATTCAACCTCTTTTTATCTATATTTTGTCAATCCAACTGTTTAATCGTACAAGGAAAACGCTTTATTGACAAGGATGTAGACGTGCTGTGCTGTTAATTTGACATCTTTTTATAAGGAAAGTAGAATAAAACATGTAAATAGTTACATGTTTTAATTTACAAGTGAAAGGTGATCGCTAGAATACAAACAGTGCTTAGGAAAATAGCGA contains the following coding sequences:
- a CDS encoding ArsR/SmtB family transcription factor, producing the protein MKKDEHSFLSPQTVEEASRILKAISDPTRMKILYLLFQEECSVGHMVEVLGVSQSAISHQLTHLRHLRLVKYRREGNTYFYTYDDEHVVGILHQVIQHVECAHNE
- a CDS encoding cation diffusion facilitator family transporter, whose product is MSHDHHHHHGHHHHFDTQREGNKKGLLIALIITAGIMVLEFVGGLFTNSLALLSDSGHMLSDTSSLALSLVAIWFANRAASAKKTYGYYRFEILAALFNGVALFVIAGFIIYEAYQRVLEPQSVASGSMMLIATVGLLANLISAWSLMRQGDVKGNVNLRSAYLHVLGDALGSIGAIVAGLLMMMFGWYIADPIISVVVSVLILKSAWGVLAHSVHILMEGSPEGVDHSEIKNLLKNIEGVKDVHDLHIWTITSGLDSLSCHMRVEDEKDCQQILQKAIDLVHDHCGINHTTIQIEKSALQHRTLKV
- a CDS encoding MFS transporter — protein: MSATHKQRFWILVSLVAISGFSQGMLLPLIAIIFEKDGLSSTINGLNATGLYLGILFISPFMEGPLRRYGYKPIIAAGGLLVIVSLALFPLWKSVVFWFVLRLFIGIGDHALHFGTQTWITSSSPADKRGRNISLYGLFFGIGFAVGPLMTPLIEINQALPFMISSALCLITWVFLFLIKNEFPLQEVEVNSLKETAKRFSKAAKYAWIAFLPPFGYGFLESSLNGSFPVYGLRIGLQVEFISLLLTSFAVGAIVFQLPLGILSDKFGRKLVLGWILSIGAVTFFTASLLEETAIPLVACLFIAGMVVGSTFSLGISYMTDLIPARLLPTGNLLCGIAFSIGSLAGPYIGGTFIQFFHHISFFNIISGMFGFIFIILFVFGQKVPLQQKTSENL